The proteins below come from a single Alkalispirillum mobile genomic window:
- the thiL gene encoding thiamine-phosphate kinase, translating into MDEFGLIRTYFSADTDAEGVVLGVGDDAALLQPTPGHLLVTCVDTLVAGVHFPEDAPPEAIGHKALAVNLSDLAAMGARPRWFQLALTLPEVNEAWLADFSHGLRRLAAEHRVALVGGDTTRGPLTLTVQAMGEVAPDKALRRTGARAGDLLYATGTLGDAALGLDLWQRGVRGHEPAAPADFLIGRLHRPTARVSAGLAAAGLARAAIDISDGLLADLGHLLETGEGLGAELQAECLPLSAAYRVHCNDPLPGAAALTGGDDYELLFVVAQEQEAAFLNALQDDPAGCTRIGRITPDSEITLRRDGQTEVLTRQGYMHFK; encoded by the coding sequence ATGGACGAATTCGGGCTCATCCGCACCTACTTCAGCGCCGACACCGACGCCGAAGGGGTGGTGCTTGGCGTCGGCGACGACGCCGCCCTGCTGCAGCCCACCCCCGGCCACCTGCTGGTCACCTGCGTGGACACCCTGGTCGCCGGCGTGCACTTTCCCGAGGACGCCCCGCCGGAGGCCATCGGCCACAAGGCCCTGGCCGTCAACCTGAGTGACCTGGCCGCCATGGGCGCCCGGCCGCGCTGGTTCCAGTTGGCGCTTACCCTGCCCGAGGTGAACGAGGCCTGGCTGGCCGACTTCTCCCACGGTCTGCGCCGGCTGGCGGCCGAGCACCGGGTAGCCTTGGTGGGCGGTGACACCACTCGCGGGCCGCTGACCCTCACCGTTCAGGCCATGGGCGAAGTCGCGCCCGACAAGGCCCTCCGCCGGACCGGCGCCCGCGCCGGCGACCTGCTGTACGCCACCGGCACCCTGGGTGACGCCGCGCTGGGCCTGGACTTGTGGCAGCGGGGGGTGCGCGGGCATGAACCGGCCGCCCCGGCCGATTTCCTGATCGGCCGCCTCCACCGGCCGACGGCGAGAGTGTCCGCCGGCCTGGCTGCAGCCGGACTGGCGCGTGCGGCCATCGATATCTCCGACGGTCTGCTGGCGGACCTGGGCCACCTGCTGGAGACCGGCGAGGGGCTGGGGGCAGAGCTGCAGGCAGAGTGCCTGCCTCTGTCTGCAGCCTACCGCGTCCACTGCAACGATCCCCTGCCGGGAGCGGCCGCTCTGACCGGAGGCGACGACTACGAATTGCTGTTCGTGGTGGCGCAGGAGCAGGAGGCGGCTTTCCTGAATGCCCTGCAGGACGACCCGGCAGGCTGCACCCGCATCGGCCGGATTACCCCGGACTCGGAGATTACCCTGCGACGGGATGGGCAGACAGAGGTCCTGACGCGACAGGGCTACATGCACTTCAAATAG
- a CDS encoding DUF2889 domain-containing protein, which produces MPLSPAADRTPIHRRQIECNGYRRDDGLWDIEAHLLDTRGYSFPNRWRPGGRIAAGDPLHQMALRLTVDDQLVIRDVEAAVDASPFPECAEVRARFRDLIGVRIGPGWRRSINRVVGGVKGCTHLVELLGPMATVAYQTLGTTRRPSADEEGAPRPPQLNTCHGWRESGEAVQVLYPRHFRPTDSDD; this is translated from the coding sequence ATGCCCCTGTCCCCGGCCGCCGACCGCACCCCCATCCACCGCCGGCAGATCGAATGCAACGGCTACCGGCGAGATGACGGCCTGTGGGACATCGAGGCGCACCTGCTGGACACCCGCGGCTACAGCTTCCCCAACCGCTGGCGCCCGGGCGGGCGCATCGCCGCCGGCGACCCGCTGCACCAGATGGCGTTGCGCCTGACGGTGGACGACCAGCTGGTCATCCGCGACGTGGAGGCGGCGGTGGATGCCAGCCCCTTCCCGGAGTGCGCCGAGGTGCGGGCCCGGTTCCGCGACCTGATCGGCGTGCGTATCGGGCCCGGCTGGCGGCGCTCCATCAACCGCGTGGTCGGCGGCGTGAAGGGCTGCACCCACCTGGTGGAACTGCTGGGCCCCATGGCCACAGTCGCCTACCAGACCCTGGGCACCACGCGTCGCCCCAGCGCCGATGAGGAGGGCGCACCCCGCCCGCCCCAGCTGAACACCTGCCACGGCTGGCGCGAGAGCGGCGAGGCCGTGCAGGTGCTTTACCCCCGCCATTTCCGCCCCACCGATAGCGACGACTGA
- the nusB gene encoding transcription antitermination factor NusB, giving the protein MSTPQSQNGPGQGRRARARARELALLALYQWQMTGQDLGAIEAQHLDFDPDEPQPEAGEDEHYPHYPHEQLDRAYFRALLHGVPARLNDLDQSLEPLLDRPLRTLDPLEKALLRLGAWELSERIDTPWRVVINESVNLAKRFGAEQSHRYINGVLDKLARGLPLRSTEIEADRKKRER; this is encoded by the coding sequence ATGAGCACACCGCAGTCGCAAAACGGGCCCGGCCAGGGCCGGCGCGCCCGCGCCCGGGCGCGCGAGCTGGCCCTGTTGGCCCTCTACCAATGGCAGATGACCGGGCAGGACCTGGGCGCCATCGAGGCCCAGCACCTGGACTTCGACCCGGACGAGCCGCAGCCGGAAGCGGGCGAGGACGAGCACTACCCGCACTATCCCCACGAGCAGCTGGACCGGGCGTACTTCCGTGCCCTGCTGCACGGCGTGCCGGCCCGCCTGAACGATCTGGACCAGTCGCTGGAGCCGCTGCTCGATCGGCCGTTGCGCACCCTCGACCCGCTGGAAAAGGCCCTGTTGCGCCTGGGCGCCTGGGAGCTGTCGGAGCGTATCGACACCCCCTGGCGGGTGGTCATCAACGAGTCGGTCAACCTGGCCAAGCGCTTCGGGGCGGAGCAGAGCCACCGCTACATCAACGGCGTGCTGGACAAGCTCGCCCGCGGCCTGCCCCTGCGCAGCACCGAGATCGAGGCGGACCGCAAGAAGCGGGAGCGCTGA
- the ribH gene encoding 6,7-dimethyl-8-ribityllumazine synthase has protein sequence MNIIEGDFQNPGATRFAIVASRFNEFVVGHLVEGAADALRRHGVPDDHIDLIRVPGSFELPLAVQQAAESSRYGAVIALGAVIRGGTPHFEYVASECTKGVAASMMDNGLPIAFGVLTVDTIEQAIERSGTKAGNKGAEAALSALEMVSLMKKMAE, from the coding sequence ATGAATATCATCGAAGGCGACTTTCAGAACCCCGGCGCCACCCGCTTCGCCATCGTGGCCTCGCGGTTCAACGAGTTCGTGGTGGGCCACCTGGTGGAGGGGGCGGCGGACGCCCTGCGCCGCCACGGCGTGCCGGACGACCACATCGACCTGATCCGCGTGCCCGGCTCCTTCGAGTTGCCGCTGGCCGTGCAGCAGGCCGCCGAGTCCAGCCGCTACGGCGCGGTCATCGCCCTGGGGGCGGTGATCCGCGGTGGAACCCCGCACTTCGAGTATGTCGCCTCCGAGTGCACCAAGGGTGTGGCCGCCAGCATGATGGATAACGGCCTGCCCATCGCCTTTGGCGTGCTTACGGTGGATACCATCGAGCAGGCCATCGAGCGTTCAGGCACCAAGGCGGGCAACAAGGGCGCCGAAGCGGCGCTGTCCGCCCTGGAGATGGTCTCGCTGATGAAGAAAATGGCCGAATGA
- the ribBA gene encoding bifunctional 3,4-dihydroxy-2-butanone-4-phosphate synthase/GTP cyclohydrolase II gives MAFNSIDEIIEDLREGRMAVILDDEDRENEGDLVMPASMVRPDDINFMARYGRGLICLTLTRERCEQLRLPLMVRETEQAQSTNFTVSIEAATGVTTGISAADRARTVQAAVAPQAKPEDLVQPGHIFPLMAQPGGVLTRAGHTEAGCDLARLAGFEPSSVIVEILKEDGTMARRDDLMAFAREHNLKIGTVADLIAYRIRNERSVERVGECDLPTEHGVFHLYAYQDNVDNALHFALVKGRPQPETPTLVRVHIQNTLSDVFASDGPHCGWPLRAAMRQVAEAGEGVVVVLRRRDDTDDILKRMRAYQVKSAQADEGEENRSSGDLRTYGLGAQILTDVGVRRMRVLSAPKRMHAISGFGMEVVEYVEPA, from the coding sequence ATGGCCTTCAACAGCATTGATGAGATCATCGAGGACCTGCGCGAGGGCCGCATGGCGGTCATCCTCGATGACGAGGACCGCGAGAACGAGGGCGACCTGGTCATGCCCGCGAGCATGGTCCGGCCCGACGACATCAACTTCATGGCCCGCTACGGCCGTGGGCTGATCTGCCTGACCCTCACCCGTGAGCGCTGTGAGCAGCTGCGCCTGCCGTTGATGGTGCGCGAGACCGAGCAGGCCCAGTCCACCAACTTCACCGTCTCCATCGAGGCCGCCACCGGCGTGACCACCGGCATCAGCGCGGCCGACCGCGCGCGCACCGTGCAGGCCGCTGTCGCGCCGCAGGCCAAGCCGGAGGACCTGGTGCAGCCGGGGCACATCTTCCCGCTCATGGCCCAGCCTGGCGGCGTGCTGACCCGCGCCGGGCACACCGAGGCCGGCTGCGACCTGGCCCGCTTGGCCGGCTTCGAGCCCTCGTCGGTGATCGTCGAGATCCTCAAAGAGGACGGCACCATGGCGCGGCGCGACGACCTGATGGCCTTCGCCCGCGAGCACAACCTGAAGATCGGCACGGTGGCGGACCTGATCGCCTACCGCATTCGCAACGAGCGCTCGGTGGAGCGGGTGGGCGAGTGCGACCTGCCCACCGAACACGGCGTCTTCCACCTGTACGCCTACCAGGACAACGTGGACAATGCGCTGCACTTCGCCCTGGTGAAGGGGCGGCCGCAGCCGGAGACGCCCACGCTGGTGCGGGTGCACATCCAGAACACCCTGTCCGACGTGTTTGCCAGCGACGGGCCCCACTGCGGCTGGCCGCTGCGCGCGGCCATGCGCCAGGTGGCCGAGGCGGGCGAGGGCGTCGTGGTGGTGCTGCGCCGTCGCGACGACACCGATGACATCCTCAAGCGCATGCGCGCCTACCAGGTGAAATCCGCCCAGGCCGATGAGGGCGAGGAGAACCGCTCCAGCGGCGACCTGCGCACCTACGGCTTAGGCGCACAGATCCTCACTGACGTGGGCGTGCGCCGGATGCGCGTGCTGTCCGCGCCCAAGCGCATGCATGCCATTTCCGGCTTCGGCATGGAAGTGGTGGAATACGTAGAGCCTGCATAA
- a CDS encoding riboflavin synthase, translating into MFTGIVQAVGRIQRRDPRGEDMRLWIATDGLDLGGAALGDSIAVNGVCLTAVELQDGAFAADVSVETLRLTSLGDLGEGDAVNLELALTLQTPLGGHLVSGHVDGLGEVVSRVPAGRSEVWRFRAPEGLARYIAAKGSITVDGVSLTVNAVDGRDFEVNLVPHTLEVTRLGQLRPGSRVNLEVDIIARYLERLLTAGGTGGEGLTRDFLEAHGFGRVPGSK; encoded by the coding sequence GTGTTCACTGGAATCGTCCAAGCGGTGGGCCGCATTCAGCGCCGGGACCCCCGCGGCGAGGATATGCGGCTGTGGATCGCCACCGACGGGCTGGACCTCGGCGGCGCGGCCCTGGGCGACAGCATCGCCGTCAACGGGGTCTGCCTCACCGCGGTGGAACTGCAGGACGGCGCTTTTGCCGCGGACGTATCGGTGGAGACCCTGCGCCTGACCAGCCTCGGCGACCTGGGCGAGGGCGACGCGGTCAACCTGGAACTGGCGCTCACCCTGCAGACCCCCCTGGGCGGTCACCTGGTCAGCGGCCACGTGGACGGGCTGGGCGAAGTGGTCTCCCGCGTGCCCGCCGGGCGCAGCGAGGTCTGGCGCTTCCGCGCCCCCGAGGGGCTGGCGCGTTACATCGCCGCCAAGGGTTCCATCACCGTCGATGGGGTCAGCCTGACTGTCAACGCGGTGGACGGCCGCGACTTCGAGGTCAACCTGGTGCCCCACACCCTGGAGGTGACCCGCCTGGGGCAGTTGCGCCCGGGCAGCAGGGTCAACCTGGAGGTGGACATCATCGCCCGCTACCTGGAGCGCCTGCTGACGGCCGGCGGCACCGGGGGCGAGGGCTTGACCCGCGATTTTCTGGAGGCGCACGGCTTCGGCCGGGTGCCGGGGAGCAAGTGA
- the ribD gene encoding bifunctional diaminohydroxyphosphoribosylaminopyrimidine deaminase/5-amino-6-(5-phosphoribosylamino)uracil reductase RibD — MTEFSPADRLFMGRALRLARRPAQPPHPNPRVGCVLVRDGRIVGEGWHERAGEPHAEAMALQRAGEQASGATAYVTLEPCSHHGRTPPCSDALLAAGVVRVVAGMTDSNPEVAGRGLRRLRSAGLEVGQGLMAAEAAALNPGFIHRMRHGRPFVRLKSAASLDGRTAMASGESRWITSSQARADVHRWRARSDAILTGIGTVRADNPRLDVRDAGLTEPRQPRRVVLDRRLQTPTDAALLKGHGATLFHGPEVEAARVRALTRAGARCVELPETPDGLDLSAALDWLGRQEVNEVLVEAGPVLGGGLFRAGLVDEWLLYQAPHLMGDSARPLLHWPGLDEMSQRRPLQVMDCRMVGPDLRLTLRPAAAS, encoded by the coding sequence ATGACTGAATTCTCCCCCGCCGACCGCCTGTTCATGGGCCGTGCCCTGCGCCTTGCCCGGCGGCCGGCACAACCGCCCCATCCCAACCCCCGGGTCGGCTGCGTGCTGGTCCGGGACGGGCGCATTGTCGGGGAAGGCTGGCACGAGCGCGCCGGCGAGCCCCACGCCGAGGCCATGGCGCTGCAGCGTGCCGGCGAGCAGGCCAGCGGCGCCACCGCCTACGTCACCCTGGAGCCCTGCAGCCACCACGGACGCACCCCGCCCTGCAGTGACGCGCTGCTGGCGGCGGGGGTGGTTCGGGTGGTCGCCGGCATGACCGACTCGAACCCCGAGGTGGCGGGGCGCGGCCTGCGCCGGCTGCGCAGTGCGGGTCTGGAGGTGGGGCAGGGGCTGATGGCCGCCGAGGCGGCCGCCCTCAACCCCGGCTTTATCCACCGCATGCGGCACGGCCGCCCCTTTGTGCGGCTCAAGTCCGCGGCCAGCCTTGATGGGCGCACCGCCATGGCCTCCGGCGAGAGCCGCTGGATCACCTCGTCGCAGGCGCGGGCCGACGTGCACCGCTGGCGGGCGCGCAGTGATGCGATCCTGACCGGCATAGGCACCGTGCGCGCCGACAACCCGCGGCTGGACGTGCGCGATGCCGGACTGACCGAACCGCGTCAGCCCCGCCGCGTGGTGCTGGACCGCCGGTTGCAGACGCCGACCGACGCCGCCCTGCTGAAGGGCCACGGCGCCACCCTGTTCCACGGCCCCGAGGTGGAGGCGGCCCGGGTACGGGCGTTGACCCGGGCCGGCGCGCGCTGCGTGGAGCTGCCCGAGACCCCGGACGGTCTGGACCTTTCAGCGGCCCTGGACTGGCTGGGGCGGCAGGAGGTCAACGAGGTGCTGGTGGAGGCGGGCCCGGTACTCGGTGGCGGCCTGTTTCGCGCCGGCCTGGTGGATGAATGGCTGCTCTACCAGGCGCCGCACCTTATGGGTGACAGCGCCCGTCCGTTGCTGCACTGGCCCGGGCTGGACGAGATGAGCCAGCGCCGGCCGCTGCAGGTCATGGACTGCCGGATGGTGGGTCCCGACCTGCGCCTGACCCTGCGGCCGGCAGCGGCTAGCTGA
- the nrdR gene encoding transcriptional regulator NrdR, with product MRCPYCQFEDTRVIDSRLASEGEQVRRRRECGSCGERFTTYETAELALPRIVKQDGTREPWDEGKLRQGMLRALEKRPVPTEAVEAALFRIRQKLRATGEREVPAAWLGDWVMEELRELDQVAYVRFASVYRSFEDVSAFREVIEGLEKR from the coding sequence ATGCGTTGCCCTTACTGCCAGTTCGAAGACACCCGGGTGATCGACTCCCGCCTGGCCAGTGAGGGCGAGCAGGTGCGGCGGCGGCGCGAGTGCGGTAGCTGTGGTGAGCGCTTCACCACCTACGAGACCGCCGAGCTGGCGCTGCCACGGATCGTCAAACAGGACGGCACCCGCGAGCCCTGGGACGAGGGCAAGCTCCGCCAGGGCATGCTGCGGGCGCTGGAGAAACGGCCCGTGCCCACCGAGGCGGTGGAGGCGGCACTGTTCCGCATCCGGCAGAAGCTGCGGGCCACCGGCGAGCGCGAGGTGCCGGCGGCCTGGCTGGGCGACTGGGTCATGGAGGAGCTGCGGGAGCTGGACCAGGTGGCCTACGTGCGTTTCGCCTCCGTCTATCGCAGCTTCGAGGACGTCTCTGCCTTTCGCGAGGTCATTGAGGGGCTGGAGAAGCGCTAG
- the glyA gene encoding serine hydroxymethyltransferase, with product MFSRDMTIASFDPELAEAMEAERRRQEDHIELIASENYASPRILEAQGSVLTNKYAEGYPGKRYYGGCEHVDEAERLAIERAKQLFGADYANVQPHSGSQANAAVYLALLKPGDTILGMSLDHGGHLTHGAKVNFSGRLFNAVQYGVCPDTGEIDYEQLERLAQEHKPQMIIGGFSAYSRVVDWQRMRDIADAVGAYLLVDMAHIAGLVAAGVYPSPVQIADVTTTTTHKTLRGPRGGLILARANAEVEKKLNSLVFPGTQGGPLMHAIAGKAVAFKEAMEPEFKTYQQQVIDNARALAKGLVERGYKVVSGGTDNHLFLMDLVDKGLTGKAADAALGKAHITVNKNTVPNDPQSPFVTSGLRIGTPAITTRGFKEAECEALAGWIADVLDDIENEDVIARVREQVSEVCRRLPVYPQD from the coding sequence ATGTTCTCCCGTGATATGACCATCGCCAGCTTTGACCCGGAACTCGCCGAGGCCATGGAGGCCGAGCGCCGTCGGCAAGAGGATCACATCGAACTGATCGCCTCCGAGAACTACGCCAGCCCACGCATTCTCGAGGCCCAGGGCAGTGTGCTGACCAACAAGTACGCCGAGGGCTACCCGGGCAAGCGCTACTACGGCGGCTGCGAGCACGTGGACGAGGCCGAGCGCCTGGCCATCGAGCGGGCCAAGCAGCTGTTTGGCGCCGATTACGCCAACGTGCAGCCCCACTCCGGCTCCCAGGCCAACGCCGCTGTCTACCTGGCGCTGCTGAAGCCGGGCGACACCATCCTGGGCATGAGCCTGGACCATGGCGGTCACCTGACCCACGGCGCCAAGGTGAACTTCTCCGGCCGGCTGTTCAACGCTGTCCAGTATGGGGTTTGCCCCGATACCGGCGAGATCGACTACGAGCAGTTGGAGCGCCTGGCCCAGGAGCACAAGCCGCAGATGATCATCGGCGGCTTCTCTGCCTACTCCCGCGTGGTGGACTGGCAGCGCATGCGCGATATCGCCGACGCGGTGGGCGCCTACCTGCTGGTGGACATGGCCCACATCGCCGGCCTGGTGGCCGCGGGCGTCTACCCCAGCCCGGTACAGATCGCCGACGTCACCACCACGACCACCCACAAGACCCTGCGCGGTCCGCGTGGCGGCCTCATCCTGGCCCGCGCCAACGCCGAGGTGGAGAAAAAGCTCAACTCCCTGGTCTTCCCCGGTACCCAGGGTGGCCCGCTGATGCACGCCATCGCCGGCAAGGCCGTGGCCTTCAAGGAGGCCATGGAGCCGGAGTTCAAGACCTACCAGCAGCAGGTCATCGACAACGCCCGGGCGCTGGCCAAGGGGCTGGTGGAGCGCGGCTACAAGGTGGTCTCCGGGGGCACCGACAACCACCTGTTCCTGATGGACCTGGTGGACAAGGGGCTGACCGGCAAGGCGGCGGACGCGGCGCTGGGCAAGGCGCACATCACCGTCAACAAGAACACCGTGCCGAATGATCCGCAGTCGCCCTTCGTGACCTCCGGGCTGCGCATCGGCACCCCGGCCATCACCACGCGCGGCTTCAAGGAAGCGGAGTGCGAGGCCTTGGCCGGCTGGATCGCCGACGTGCTGGACGACATCGAGAACGAGGACGTGATCGCGCGGGTGCGTGAGCAGGTCAGCGAGGTCTGCCGCCGCCTGCCGGTCTACCCGCAAGACTGA
- a CDS encoding thymidylate synthase, giving the protein MQAYLDLMGHVRDHGTPKTDRTGTGTLSVFGHQMRFDLQRGFPVVTTKKLHLRSIIHELLWFLSGDSNIAYLKENGVRIWDEWADENGDLGPIYGVQWRSWPTADGRHVDQLAQVLRDLREHPDSRRHIVSAWNVGELPKMGLPPCHTLFQFYVAEGRLSCQLYQRSADIFLGLPFNIASYALLTHMVAQVCELEPGEFIWTGGDCHLYQNHLEQADLQLQRSPLPLPRLQLNPEVRDLFAFRYEDIALEGYQHHPHIKAPVAV; this is encoded by the coding sequence ATGCAGGCCTATCTGGACCTCATGGGGCACGTGCGTGACCACGGCACCCCCAAGACCGACCGCACCGGCACCGGCACCCTCTCGGTGTTCGGCCACCAGATGCGTTTCGACCTCCAACGCGGCTTTCCGGTGGTGACCACCAAGAAGCTGCACCTGCGCTCGATCATCCACGAACTGCTCTGGTTCCTCAGCGGCGACAGCAACATCGCCTACCTGAAGGAGAACGGGGTCAGAATCTGGGATGAGTGGGCCGACGAGAATGGCGACCTCGGACCCATCTATGGGGTGCAGTGGCGCTCCTGGCCCACCGCCGACGGCCGCCACGTGGACCAGCTGGCCCAGGTGCTGCGCGACCTGCGGGAGCACCCGGACTCCCGGCGGCACATCGTCTCGGCCTGGAACGTGGGCGAACTCCCCAAGATGGGCCTGCCGCCCTGCCACACGCTGTTTCAGTTCTATGTTGCCGAGGGGCGGCTGTCGTGCCAGCTCTACCAGCGCAGCGCGGATATCTTTTTAGGGCTGCCGTTCAACATCGCCTCCTACGCCCTGTTGACCCACATGGTCGCGCAGGTCTGCGAGCTGGAGCCGGGGGAGTTCATCTGGACCGGCGGCGACTGCCACCTCTACCAGAACCACCTGGAACAGGCGGACCTTCAGCTGCAGCGCAGCCCCCTGCCCTTGCCCCGGCTGCAGCTCAACCCGGAGGTGCGCGATCTCTTTGCCTTCCGCTACGAGGACATCGCCCTGGAGGGCTACCAGCACCACCCACACATCAAGGCGCCGGTGGCGGTCTGA
- the cysQ gene encoding 3'(2'),5'-bisphosphate nucleotidase CysQ, translating to MTQQNQGVPPRDLLDPVHRLVAQAAARIIAVYRGRIHVDSKADDTPLTQADRAAHQVLVEGLPQLLDVPVLSEEGRQPRWVERRGWSCYWLVDPLDGTREFVKRNDEFSVNVALIQDGDPVLGVVQAPVTGVAWLGIKGEGAWRREDRRDTPLRTRRPPGDPMTVAVSRSHRDAPVAALLEQLPEADTRPLGSALKFCAVAEGEADLYPRFGPTSEWDTAAAQCVLEAAGGAVLDVATLRPLRYNRRDTLLNGDFIAVGDPDWRWAELLRKCPRD from the coding sequence ATGACCCAGCAAAACCAGGGGGTGCCCCCTCGCGACCTGCTGGACCCGGTGCACCGCTTGGTCGCCCAGGCGGCGGCCCGCATCATCGCCGTCTACCGGGGTCGCATCCACGTGGACAGCAAGGCGGATGACACTCCGCTCACCCAGGCGGACCGCGCCGCGCACCAGGTACTGGTCGAGGGGCTGCCGCAGTTGCTGGACGTTCCGGTGCTCTCCGAGGAGGGGCGCCAGCCCCGCTGGGTGGAGCGGCGGGGCTGGTCCTGCTACTGGCTGGTGGACCCGCTGGACGGCACCCGTGAGTTCGTCAAGCGTAATGACGAGTTTTCCGTCAACGTGGCGCTGATCCAGGATGGCGACCCGGTGCTCGGCGTGGTGCAGGCGCCGGTGACCGGGGTGGCCTGGCTCGGTATCAAGGGGGAGGGCGCGTGGCGCCGGGAGGACCGGCGGGATACGCCGCTACGCACCCGGCGGCCACCCGGTGATCCGATGACGGTGGCGGTCAGCCGCTCGCACCGCGACGCGCCGGTTGCAGCGTTGCTCGAGCAACTGCCCGAGGCGGATACGCGACCGCTGGGCAGCGCGCTGAAGTTCTGTGCGGTGGCCGAGGGCGAGGCGGATCTTTACCCCCGCTTCGGCCCGACCTCGGAGTGGGACACCGCCGCCGCGCAATGCGTGTTGGAGGCGGCCGGCGGCGCGGTGCTGGACGTGGCCACCCTCCGGCCGCTGCGCTACAACCGCCGTGACACCCTGCTCAACGGCGATTTCATCGCCGTCGGCGACCCCGACTGGCGCTGGGCGGAGCTGCTCCGCAAATGCCCCCGCGACTGA
- the nudE gene encoding ADP compounds hydrolase NudE, with product MSKYPEILHRRMVARSRLFRVEAVGLRFENGAEVEYERLAGTSHGAVIIVAVDGSGCAQLIREYAAGTGRYELGLPKGRVEKDEPLLDAANRELQEEVGLAGRELEWLRSLSLAPGYLAHRTEVIVARDLYESRLPGDEPEPIEVVPWPLDDLAGLLDEPDFSEARSLAALYLARDHLRDKGVL from the coding sequence ATGAGCAAGTACCCGGAGATTCTGCACCGCCGGATGGTGGCCCGCTCACGGCTGTTTCGTGTCGAGGCGGTGGGCTTGCGCTTCGAGAACGGCGCCGAAGTGGAGTACGAGCGCCTGGCCGGTACCTCGCACGGTGCGGTGATTATCGTCGCGGTGGACGGCAGCGGTTGCGCCCAACTGATCCGGGAGTACGCGGCCGGCACCGGTCGCTACGAGCTCGGCCTGCCCAAGGGGCGGGTGGAAAAGGACGAGCCGCTGCTCGATGCTGCCAACCGCGAGTTGCAGGAGGAGGTGGGGCTGGCGGGGCGTGAACTGGAATGGCTGCGCTCGCTGAGCCTGGCCCCGGGTTACCTGGCCCACCGCACCGAGGTGATCGTGGCGCGCGATCTCTACGAATCCCGGCTGCCCGGGGATGAGCCCGAGCCCATCGAGGTGGTGCCCTGGCCGCTGGATGACCTGGCCGGGCTTTTGGACGAGCCCGATTTCAGCGAGGCGCGGAGTCTGGCGGCGCTCTACCTCGCCCGGGACCACCTGCGCGACAAGGGGGTGTTATGA
- the yrfG gene encoding GMP/IMP nucleotidase, translated as MSTCAPIDWQRTDTVLLDMDGTLLDLRFDNLFWKQHLPRRLAELKNLPAGEAEQAVFPRMARLQGRIEWYCLDYWSRELEVDMLALKREIAHLIGWRPHARAFLEALGRADKRRVLVTNAHPDVLRLKVAQTGLDAHLDAIISAHDLQRPKEEQDFWHRLQQHAPFRPERSVLIDDNLAALASAQSYGVGTVLGIRRPDSSANPVAAPDVTLLECFSDVLPTAQVTG; from the coding sequence ATGAGCACCTGCGCCCCCATCGATTGGCAACGCACCGACACCGTCCTGCTGGACATGGACGGCACCCTGCTCGACCTGCGTTTCGACAACCTGTTCTGGAAACAGCACCTGCCCCGCCGCCTGGCGGAGCTCAAAAACCTGCCTGCGGGCGAGGCGGAGCAGGCGGTATTCCCGCGCATGGCGCGGCTGCAGGGGCGCATCGAGTGGTACTGCCTGGACTACTGGAGCCGGGAGCTGGAGGTGGACATGCTCGCCCTGAAGCGGGAGATCGCCCACCTGATCGGCTGGCGCCCGCACGCCCGCGCCTTTCTTGAGGCGCTGGGCCGGGCCGACAAACGGCGGGTGCTGGTCACCAACGCCCACCCGGACGTGCTCCGGCTCAAGGTGGCGCAGACCGGGCTCGACGCTCACTTGGACGCGATCATCAGCGCCCACGACCTGCAGCGCCCGAAAGAGGAGCAGGACTTCTGGCACCGGCTGCAACAACACGCCCCGTTCCGTCCGGAACGCAGCGTTCTGATCGATGACAACCTGGCCGCGCTGGCCAGCGCCCAGTCCTACGGGGTCGGGACGGTCTTGGGCATCCGGCGCCCGGACAGCAGCGCGAATCCGGTAGCCGCCCCGGATGTCACCCTGCTCGAGTGCTTCAGCGACGTGCTGCCCACCGCGCAGGTGACTGGATAA
- the trxA gene encoding thioredoxin TrxA → MSGQIVHATDQNFEDEVIKSDVPVIVDYWADWCGPCKMIAPILDEVASEYSGKLKVVKLNIDENPETPPKYGIRGIPTLMLFKNGGVEATKVGALSKSQLTAFIDSNL, encoded by the coding sequence GTGAGCGGACAGATCGTGCACGCCACCGATCAGAATTTCGAAGATGAAGTGATCAAATCCGATGTGCCGGTCATCGTGGACTACTGGGCCGACTGGTGCGGTCCGTGCAAGATGATCGCTCCGATCCTGGACGAGGTGGCCTCCGAGTACAGTGGCAAGCTCAAGGTGGTCAAGCTGAACATCGATGAGAACCCGGAGACGCCGCCCAAGTACGGCATCCGTGGCATCCCCACGTTGATGCTGTTCAAGAACGGCGGCGTGGAGGCCACGAAGGTGGGCGCGCTGTCCAAGTCGCAGCTGACGGCCTTCATCGACAGCAACCTGTAA